The Deinococcus gobiensis I-0 sequence TTGGTCGAGGCTCAGAGGCTGCTACTGATCTCTGCTTAGATCAGTAACGATGCGGAGAAGGGCGTCCCTCGGATGAAGGCGAGGGGGAGCCCTTTGCGACGGATACGCTGCCACCCGACCGTCAATCGCTTTTTCAACACCTCTACTGACGTCGCACAGAAGTTCCCCACCACGTTCCGCTTGAGATCCGCCCAAATCAATTCAATCGGGTTCAGTTCGGGCGCATAGGGTGGCAGGTAGACCAACGACAGGCGTTCGTGCTCCTGCACGAACGCCTGGACGGCCTTTGACCGGTGGATCATGGCCCGGTCCAGGACCACGACGACTTCGCCGGCCACGTGACGCAAGACATGCTGGAGAAAGTCCATGACCTGCGGTGAGCGCACTGCACCGCGGTGCGTGTGGTGCAGAAACTGTCCACCTGTGGTGATGGCACCGATCACGGAGAGGTGTTCCCAGCGGAGCTTGGTGGGGATGATGGGGGTGTGACCGCAGCGACCCCAGGTGCGGACCTTTGTCGTCTTCAGGCTGAAGCCGCTCTCGTCCACAAACACGAGCGTGGCGCCTTCAGCGACTTTTTTTTCCCAGCGCGTCACGGTGGACGCCGGACCCAGCTGGCGATGTCGTCTTCGTTCCGCTCCACGGCCCGCCAGTGCGGGCCGCTGATACGAGAACCCCCAGCGTTTCAGTTTTCGGGAGAGGTGCGCGCGATCAAGCCAGACGCCGTAGGTCACGCCGATGACGTGCCGAATGTTTGCTGTGGTCCACCCGCTGGTTTCGAAGCCATGTGCTCGGGGATCACCATCAAGGATCAGACTGATCTCGTCCTGCTGCGCGGCCGTGAGTTTTTCGGGTCGGCCGGTGGCCTGGGGAAGCGCGGAGCGCTTCCTCACCATTCCGTTTGAGGCGGGCCCGCCAGACCCGGATGGTGACTTCAGCGACGCCGAACTGGTGCGCCAGGTCCTGGGTCGCGCGACTGGGGTCATTCAACACAGGTTGAGCGGCGAGGCGTCGTTCTTCCAATTGACTACGGGTGAGGCGGCTGGGCCGCCAGGGAGGCACGGTCACACCTATATGTTACATAGTTACGCAGAGATCAGTAGCTCTGAAAGTGGGTCAGGTGCTGCAGCTGCCTCCACAGTCGGGGACGGGCCGTCCGGCGACCACCGCCGGTGGAGCCACCATACGTCCTGCTGGGATTCGCGTGACGGCCGTGCTGCCCGTGCAGGGCCGACTGACCAGTCCGTACTCTCCCGTGCACCTGGGGTTGGACTTGGCGGCCCCGACAGGTACGGTGATCCTGGCAGCCCGCGCAGGGCGCGTGACGGAATCGCGGTACGACGCGCGGACCGGATGGGGCTGGACGATCTTGCTGGACCACGGAGACGGAATGGAAACACGCTACAGCCACAACAGCGCCAACCTCGTACAGGTGGGTCAAGTCGTGGAAACGGGTCAGGTGATTGGCCGGGTGGGCAGCACAGGCAACAGCACGGGGCCGCATCTGGATTTCCGTGTGATGGTGGAGGGCAAGGTTGTCAACCCGATGGGGTTGTATTAAGGCGTCCGGGAAAGGAAGGCGCATGGCCTTCTCCTCTTCAGTCTTTCTTGAGATGCTGACCAGCTTTACAGAAGCTGAACACGTGGAGTCCAGGGTGAGGGCGCTTCTCCCTTGGGAGGGCCGACGTGACCACCGTGGTCACGCGTCATTTCACGTCCTGGAGGTCTCCGATGGAAACCCTTACCCGTATGCTCCGCACCCACCCGAAGGCCAGTTCCTTCGACGCCACCCTCCTGGGCACCTGCCTGCAGGCCTGCCTGGAATGCACCGCGGTCTGCGCCTTGTGTGCCGACGCATGCCTGAACGAAGGGGAGCACCTGCATCACCTCACGCACTGCATCACACTCAATACGCAGTGCGCGGCTGTATGTCACGCCACGGCTCAGGTTCTAGCGGCACTTGGCCAGGGCGACGCGCAAATTCTGCGCACGCAGCTCGAGGTCTGTTTGCGCGCCTGTCGGACCTGTGCCGAAGAGTGTGAGCAGCATGCCCAGCAGATGAATATGGAGCACTGCGCCGTATGCGCTGAAAGCTGCCGCCGCTGCGAGCAAGCTTGTCAGGCCCTTTTGGGGAGCATGAGCGCATGAAGCGCCTACTGTTGACCACCGCGCTGCTGACCCTGAGTGCGGCCCAGGCTGGAGGGATGCAGGGAATGGCGATGCCCGGCATGATCCACATGACCATGCCGATGACGCCGTCTGCAGCCGTGCCCGGCCTGTCGCAGATGGGCCTGCAAATGCAACTGGACATGCGCAACATGATGATGCCCATGATGAATGAACTTGCCCGGCTGAGTGGGCGCTCATTCGAGCGGGCCTTCATGTCGATGATGATTCCGCACCACCAGAGTGCCGTGGACAGCAGCCGCGCTGTCCTGGAACGCGCCAAAGATGCACAGGTTCGCGTCTGGGCCACCCAGATCATCACGGATCAGACGCGGGAGATCGCCGAGATGCAAGACCGCCTGCGCGCGTACGGCGGGCCGAACCAGCAGATGATGGAGCGCATGATGCAGATGAACCGCATGATGGACATGCCGGCCATGATCCGCACGTCGAACATGCCGGAACGCACCTTCCTCGAAGGCATGATTCCGCACCATGCAGCCGCTAACGACAAGGCGAACCTGGCTTTGCAACGAACGCAGGACGCTTTTGTGATGGATCTGGCCAGGAAGATCATGACTGCGCAGGCTGGGGAAATGCAGGCCTTCCAAGGTTGGCTGAAGTCCCACTAAAGCGCACCCAGAGGACAACCGGCCTCGACGGTTGTCCCCTCTCGCGGCATGGCAAGGACGCAGCCGTACGGAACTGCCGGACTGGTCTGCACTTTAGTCACTTGAGGCGTTCCAGGCTATGCGTCTGACCGGCAGACTGCGGTTGGTGGGTCAGGATCTGCAAGGAGCCTGACCTTGATCACGTATGGGGTCGAATAGCTCACTTTAGAGACGAGGAATCCAAAGTCAGATCATCAGGTTACAAAGATCAAGGGAGCGCGAGACTCAAATCGCCTGCGCTGATGTTGGATCAGGCTGAAATATGTCGCTTCCAGTGCTTTGCCTCTCTTCATTGGCTGAGGCGGCTCAAGACCTTCAGCACGACATTCCGACCCATTCGATCGTCTTGACCAGGAAGAGGTCTGCGGCGATGGCACCCGCCACCAAGACCGCTGACATCCCTTACAATCACCAGGATACGAACACTACGACGGGCTCTGGTTTCAACCTGTGTTGCTGTATCCCAGACGTCCGCGATTCAGGAGCAGGGCATTTCCTGTGACGATCAAGGTGCTGACGCTCATCAGCAGCGCCGCCCACTCTGGGCGGAGCAGTATCCCATATGTCGGATAGAGCGCCCCAGCCGCGAACGGAATAGCGAGGACGTTGTAAATCGCAGCCCAGAACAGGTTCTGTCGGATCTTGCGCTGCACACGCCGCGCCAGACGGATGCTGGCCGCCACGGCTGCTGGATTACTATTCACCAAGACTACGTCCGCAGTCTCGACCGCCACGTCGGTGCCCGCCCCAATGGCGATCCCTACGTCAGCCTGCGCAAGGGCTGGCGCGTCATTGACCCCGTCACCCACCATAGCCACGCGCTGCCCCTGACCCTGAAGAGTTTGTATCTGGGCTGCCTTCTGCTCCGGCAGAACGTCCGCGATTACTGTATCCAACCCCAGCTGCCGTGCCACCGCCTGCGCGGTGCGCTCATTGTCGCCCGTCAGCATGGCGGCCTTCACTCCCAGTGCCTGGAGTTCCGCCACCGCCGTACGGGCCGATTCCCGCACGCGGTCGGCGACCGCCACGAGCCCCAGGAACTGTCCGTCCGCAGCCACGAACATGGCGGTCTTCCCGTCGGACGCCAGCTGAACGGCCTGATCCTCAGCGGCCGCGACGCTGACTCCCGCCTGCAGCATCAGCGCCCGGTTGCCGATTAGAACTCGCCTTCCACCTACCATTGCCTGTACCCCGCGCCCCGGCACAGCTTCGAACGCGTCTGGCGGCGTCACCGTCAGTCCCTGGACCTGCGCGCCGCGCACGATCGCTTCTGCCAGCGGATGCTGAGACGGCTGATCGGCCGACGCGGCCAAATGCAACACCTCACGTTCCGACAGGCCCGCTGCAGGGACCACGTCCGTCAGGGCGGGCTTACCCTCAGTCAGGGTGCCCGTCTTGTCGAAGACCACGGTAGTCACGCTCGCCGCCGCCTCCAGAGCCGAGGCGTTCTTGAACAGGACCCCCTCCTGTGCGCCCCGTCCGACCCCGACGGTAATGGCGGTCGGTGTGGCCAGGGCGAGCGCATCGGGACAGGCAATCACGATGGCGGAGACAGCGGCCGTCAGGGCGAAGACGAGGTTCTCTCCCAGTAGGGTCCACACGAGAAACGCCAGCAGGCCACTGCCCAATGCCACAAAGACCAGGTACTTCCCCGCTGTGTCCGCCAGGCGTTGCGCGGGCGCTTTGCTGGCCTGCGCATCTTGCACGAGTTGTACGATCCGGGCCAGGGCAGTGTCCGCCCCAACCGCCGTGGCCCGGAACTGGAACGCCCCGTTCTGGTTGACGGTGCCTGTGGTAACTCTCGCTCCGGGTGTTTTTTCTACGGGCACCGGCTCCCCAGTCAACATGCTCTCGTCTACGAAGGACGTGCCGCTCACCACTTCCCCGTCTACGGGCACGCGGTCGCCCGGCCGCATGGCGAGGGTATCACCCGTCACGATGTTCTCGACGGGAATCTCGACTTCGGCGCCGTTCCGGATCACCCGGGCGGTGGCGGGTGCTAGTCGCAGCAGGGCTTCTACCGCCCGGCCCGTAGCGAACCGGGAGCGCATCTCCAGCCAGTGCCCCAACAGGGAGAAGGTGGTCAGCATCGCAGCCGCCTCGAAAAACACGTCCTGCGAGCCCAGGGCCAGCGTGGCCCATACAGAGTACGCGTACGACACCAGGATGCCCAGGGCAATCAAGGTCATCATGTTCGCCTCGCCTCGCCTCAGGGCACGCCAGGCGGCGGAAATGAACGGCCACCCGCCCCACCAGACGACGGGTGTGGTCAACAATAACCCAAAGACATTCATGCCAAGGCCGAACGGGGGCATCGCGGTGAAACCGATGGCTTCCCCTATAGGGGAGTACAACACTGCTGGAATGGTGAGCAGCAACGACCCAACGAAGCGGCGCAGCATATCGGCCACCATCGCTTCTCCATGTCCCGCATGTTCACCCTGTCCGCCGGCTGAACCAGTGTGGGAGCCCTGCGCGTGTATGTGACTGCCCGCCTGTAGGGTGGTCGGGCTCCCATGTTGATGTTCGTGTCCGGTATGTCCCTGGGCTGGAAGGGACATTTCGGTGGGGTGGCACGTGCAGGTATATCCGGCCGTGTCCATCTGATCTCGTAGGCTTCTCGCGTCTATGATGGCCGGATCAATTTGCACGTGTGCGACGCTCCGGGTGCGGTCAAGGTGGGTCTGCAACACTCCCGGTAGCTGGTGGAGGAATGTTTCTACGTCCTGTAAGTCAGTCCCGCCGTGGCAGTTGCGGAGCGTGACCTCCAGCGCTGTAGTTGCCTCAGAGGGGTGATGCGCGTGCGTCATGAGGGCCTCCCGAGGGCCACAGTAGTCAGGAGGTGTTCAGCTTCTGTAAAGCCTGAGATGATCACGCCTTCCGTTCCCTGCACCGCTAGGGAGATGAAACGCAGAGAAGGGGCTTTGGTAGGGGCGTGTCCTTACAGGCCGCGTTTCTTCAGCCAGGTGCGGTAGTCGAGCATTTCCGTAGCCTGCGCGGTGATGATCGCTTTCGAAAGGCTCAGGACGCGGGCATCCTGGCCCTGCTGCAGGGCGAGGTTGGCCATGTCAATGGCGGACGCATGATGAGGCAGCATGCCTTGCAGGAACGCCACGTCCGGGGTCTTAGATTTCTTGATCATGTCGCCCATTCCACTCATGCTGCTTTTCATGGTGTTGGCCATGGTCGTGTTCACGCCGCCCATGCCTTTGAGGAGGGTATTCATTTGCGTGATCTCCTGCATCTGGTCCTTAATCACGGCATTCGCCCAGGCTTTCACTGTGGCGTCCTTGCTGACGGGTAACACCGCCTTGGCCATGTCGACGGCCATCTGATGATGCGGCACCATCATGCTCAGGAATGCGCGGTCAAACGCTTTGCCCTGTAGCTTTGCCAAAGCACTCAGATCCATCTTTTCCATCTTCATCTT is a genomic window containing:
- a CDS encoding four-helix bundle copper-binding protein, translating into METLTRMLRTHPKASSFDATLLGTCLQACLECTAVCALCADACLNEGEHLHHLTHCITLNTQCAAVCHATAQVLAALGQGDAQILRTQLEVCLRACRTCAEECEQHAQQMNMEHCAVCAESCRRCEQACQALLGSMSA
- a CDS encoding DUF305 domain-containing protein, whose amino-acid sequence is MKRLLLTTALLTLSAAQAGGMQGMAMPGMIHMTMPMTPSAAVPGLSQMGLQMQLDMRNMMMPMMNELARLSGRSFERAFMSMMIPHHQSAVDSSRAVLERAKDAQVRVWATQIITDQTREIAEMQDRLRAYGGPNQQMMERMMQMNRMMDMPAMIRTSNMPERTFLEGMIPHHAAANDKANLALQRTQDAFVMDLARKIMTAQAGEMQAFQGWLKSH
- a CDS encoding copper-translocating P-type ATPase; translated protein: MVADMLRRFVGSLLLTIPAVLYSPIGEAIGFTAMPPFGLGMNVFGLLLTTPVVWWGGWPFISAAWRALRRGEANMMTLIALGILVSYAYSVWATLALGSQDVFFEAAAMLTTFSLLGHWLEMRSRFATGRAVEALLRLAPATARVIRNGAEVEIPVENIVTGDTLAMRPGDRVPVDGEVVSGTSFVDESMLTGEPVPVEKTPGARVTTGTVNQNGAFQFRATAVGADTALARIVQLVQDAQASKAPAQRLADTAGKYLVFVALGSGLLAFLVWTLLGENLVFALTAAVSAIVIACPDALALATPTAITVGVGRGAQEGVLFKNASALEAAASVTTVVFDKTGTLTEGKPALTDVVPAAGLSEREVLHLAASADQPSQHPLAEAIVRGAQVQGLTVTPPDAFEAVPGRGVQAMVGGRRVLIGNRALMLQAGVSVAAAEDQAVQLASDGKTAMFVAADGQFLGLVAVADRVRESARTAVAELQALGVKAAMLTGDNERTAQAVARQLGLDTVIADVLPEQKAAQIQTLQGQGQRVAMVGDGVNDAPALAQADVGIAIGAGTDVAVETADVVLVNSNPAAVAASIRLARRVQRKIRQNLFWAAIYNVLAIPFAAGALYPTYGILLRPEWAALLMSVSTLIVTGNALLLNRGRLGYSNTG
- a CDS encoding IS630 family transposase; the encoded protein is MTPVARPRTWRTSSASLKSPSGSGGPASNGMVRKRSALPQATGRPEKLTAAQQDEISLILDGDPRAHGFETSGWTTANIRHVIGVTYGVWLDRAHLSRKLKRWGFSYQRPALAGRGAERRRHRQLGPASTVTRWEKKVAEGATLVFVDESGFSLKTTKVRTWGRCGHTPIIPTKLRWEHLSVIGAITTGGQFLHHTHRGAVRSPQVMDFLQHVLRHVAGEVVVVLDRAMIHRSKAVQAFVQEHERLSLVYLPPYAPELNPIELIWADLKRNVVGNFCATSVEVLKKRLTVGWQRIRRKGLPLAFIRGTPFSASLLI
- a CDS encoding M23 family metallopeptidase — protein: MTAVLPVQGRLTSPYSPVHLGLDLAAPTGTVILAARAGRVTESRYDARTGWGWTILLDHGDGMETRYSHNSANLVQVGQVVETGQVIGRVGSTGNSTGPHLDFRVMVEGKVVNPMGLY
- a CDS encoding DUF305 domain-containing protein yields the protein MTNLRPHSKPAGVLLLLTTTVLFTGGALAQGMAGMDHSNMAGMGSTTDKMKMEKMDLSALAKLQGKAFDRAFLSMMVPHHQMAVDMAKAVLPVSKDATVKAWANAVIKDQMQEITQMNTLLKGMGGVNTTMANTMKSSMSGMGDMIKKSKTPDVAFLQGMLPHHASAIDMANLALQQGQDARVLSLSKAIITAQATEMLDYRTWLKKRGL